From the Daphnia magna isolate NIES linkage group LG3, ASM2063170v1.1, whole genome shotgun sequence genome, one window contains:
- the LOC123470430 gene encoding bestrophin-2-like — protein sequence MAWIFIQACYKELICFLVPFGIVSIIYRQALDDEQKRIFFFFINVCRHCNLGLKFGFTLATPCCSLFEQVVRYCDRYLNMIPLSFILGFYVTIIATRWWQQCMALPWPDRLMLTIAMYIPGCDNESKLLRKTLMQNCNLMAVLVFRSISESVRSRLKSLEDVVNAGFMTYAEMKTYKAVQSDVNLYWLPGLWFSHRLREAQARGRIIDSYGAQLIMKELLEFRSKCGILWSYDWVSIPLVYTQVVTLSTYSFVIACIFGRQCIDNGSKSISLLHEAEGQWGHLIQLCLHLH from the exons ATGGCGTGGATCTTTATACAAGCTTGTTACAAGGAACTAATATGTTTTCTCGTCCCTTTTGGCATCGTTAGCATCATCTATCGTCAG GCTCTCGACGACGAACAAAAAAGgatattctttttcttcataaaCGTATGTAGGCATTGTAACCTTGGACTGAAATTTGGTTTTACACTGGCCACCCCATGTTGTAGTCTATTTGAACAGGTGGTTCGCTATTGTGACAGATACCTGAATATGATTCCCCTTTCATTTATTCTGGGTTTTTACGTCACTATTATAG CAACAAGATGGTGGCAGCAATGTATGGCTTTACCATGGCCTGAcag ATTAATGCTAACAATCGCAATGTATATTCCCGGATGTGACAACGAGTCGAAGCTTCTACGGAAAACGCTCATGCAGAACTGTAACCTGATGGCTGTCCTTGTCTTCAGATCAATTTCAGAGTCAGTGCGGTCTCGCCTTAAATCTCTTGAGGATGTTGTCAATGCAG GTTTTATGACCTATGCCGAAATGAAAACCTATAAGGCAGTGCAATCTGATGTGAACTTGTATTGGCTACCTGGACTTTGGTTCTCACATCGACTTCGAGAGGCCCAAGCTCGTGGACGCATTATCGACTCGTATGGAGCCCAGCTCATCATGAAG GAATTGCTGGAATTTCGTTCCAAATGCGGCATTTTATGGAGTTACGACTGGGTTTCGATTCCATTGGTTTATACTCAG GTGGTTACGTTATCCACTTATTCCTTCGTCATAGCTTGTATCTTCGGCCGCCAATGCATCGATAATGGAAGCAAGTCAATAAGTTTGTTACATGAAGCTGAAGGCCAATGGGGACATTTAATACAGCTGTGCCTTCATTTGCATTAA